The genomic region AGATCGCCGCCACAGAGCCCGGCCCCGACGACCGGCCGCTGATCGAGGATCCGCTGTTCGCCGCCCGGGTGACGGCGGTTGAGGCGCAGTTGATGTCGCTGGAACTGGCGGCCCTGCGCACGCTGTCGGCGGTCGCCGCCGGCGGCTCACCGGGGCCGGCCTCGTCGCTGCTGAAGATCCGGGGCACTGAAATCGCCCAGAAGATCAGCGAGCTCGGCTCGGAAGCCACCGGCTATTACGCCCTGCCCTGGCAGCCCGGCCGGCTGGATGGCACCTCGAACGAGGAACCCGTCGGCCCCGAACATGCAGGCCCGGCCGCCAATGCCTATCTGTGGCGGCGCTGCATGTCGATCTATGGCGGCAGCAACGAAATCCAGCGCAACATCATCGCCAAGCAGATGCTGGGGTTGTAGCGTCTGCGTCCTGCGCCGTGGCCCTCGCATCCGGCCGCACCGCGCCCGCGTGGTTCAACGCGCGGCGTGGTGCAGGTAGCGGATCACGAGATCGGCGGTGGCTTCGCTGCAGGCCATCGGCAGGTCATAGACCGTGGCGAGCCGCGTCAATGCCTTCACGTCGACATCGTGCGGCATCGGCGACAGCGGATCGACGAAGAACACCAGGGCGTCGAGCGCCTCTTCGGCGATCAGCGCGCCGATCTGCTGGTCGCCGCCGAGCGGACCGCTCTTCAGCCGCCTGATGTCGAGATCCGGCAGGGCGGCGGCCAGACGGGCGCCGGTGGTTCCGGTCGCGACGATGCGGTACCCTGCCAGCCGGTCATGGTGGCGGCGGGCCCAGGCGATCATCCGGTCCTTGCAGGCGTCGTGGGCGACGAGGGCGATGGCCGACCGTGGATCGCGATCGCGTCGGGTGTCGCCGATCACCCCGGCATCGATCCCGGCCGGGGCCGCCATCGCCGCCTCGACCTGTGGCCGCGTCGGGATCGGCGCCACGGCACCGAAGCTTTCGACCGACAACCCGGCTGCCACCACCGCATAGCGGGCGGACGAGACCGGATCGCCGGTTTCCAGCCAGCGCGCCAGGAACGCGCCGTCGAAACAATCGCCGGCGCCGGTTGCGTCGACCGCTTTCGCCGGGAAGGCCTCGACACGCTCGATGCCACCGTCACAGGCAACAAGCGCCCCGTCGGCGCCCAGCGTCAACGCGACCACCTTCGTCCCGAGATCCCGATAGAAGGCCACGATGTCGGCCGGTTCGGTCAATCCGGTCAGCAACCGCGCATCGTCGAGCCCCGGCAAGGCCACGTCGATATCGCGCATCGCCTCGTGGATCACCATCCGCGCCCGCTCCAGCGGCCAGAGCTTCAGCCGCAGGTTCGGGTCATAGGATATCTTCACGCCGGCCGCCCGCGCCTCGGCCATGGCCGCAAACCCGGCATCCCTCGCGCCGCTGCTGATTGCCTGCGTGATGCCAGAGAGATGCAGAAGGCCCGCCGACCGGATGGCGTCGCGCGGCAGGCTGTCGGGCGAGAGGCGGCTGGCGGCCGATCCGGCCCGGCAATATTCGAAGTGATGTCCGTCCGCGTCGTGCCGCACGAAATAGAGGCCGGTCGGCGCGTCGTCGTCATGGGCGACGGCCTGGGTATCGATCTGCTCGTCCGCCCAGCGCCGCATCAGCACCTCGCCCAGGCAGTCCCGTCCGATCCGGGTGGCGATCCCGGCGCGCGCGCCCTGGCGGCGGGCGGCGATGGCAACGTTCGACACATCGCCACCGATGCCTTCAAGCCATCGGCCGCCACCCAGGTCGTTGAACTCGACCAGCGGTTCGCCGAGACAGAGAATGTCGAGCGTGGTCAACGCAGCGCCTCCTTCCAGCGCCGAACCGACGCGACGAAGCGCCCGGCCTGCGTCTCGACATCATCGACGGTGCGGCCGGGCTTGTAGAGTGCCGAACCGATCCCCACGCCATTGGCGCCCGCATCCATGAAGCCGGCGAGATTGTCGACGGTGACCCCGCCGGTGACGACGACACCGGTGCCGCCGGGAAGGACGGCCCGCAGCGCGCCGACCACTTTCGGTGTGATCGCGTCGCCGGGAAAGATCTTGAGCGCATGCGCGCCGGCATCGAGTGCGGCGAAGGCTTCGGTCGGCGTGAAGACACCGGGAACCGAGATCAACCCGGCCCGGCGCGTCGCCGCGACCACAGCCGGGTCGAAATTCGGCGAGACGACGATCTGCCCGCCGGCGTCGGCCACGCGCGCGACATCGTCGGGCCGCAGCACCGTTCCCGCGCCCACGATCGGCCCGCCACCCCCGATCGCTCCGGCGCCAAAGCGATCGGCAAGGATGCGGATGCTCTGAAATGGCTGCGGTGAATTGAGCGGCACTTCCAGGATGACGATGCCATGCCGCGTCAGCGCCTCACCCACCGGCAACACCTCCTCGGGCGTGATCCCGCGCAGGATGGCCAGCAGCGGCATATCGGCAAGTGCTTCGATGACGTCTCTCATATCGGCCTCTCTCACGTCCCTTGCCGGCTGTGGCCGGATCGATGCTCATTTTTCTCAATGATTGTCGCGCGGCAGCCCTTTTGCGGCGATCCGCTGGTATTTGACCGCCAGACCCAGAACCATACCGT from Tistrella bauzanensis harbors:
- a CDS encoding methylglyoxal synthase, whose amino-acid sequence is MTTLDILCLGEPLVEFNDLGGGRWLEGIGGDVSNVAIAARRQGARAGIATRIGRDCLGEVLMRRWADEQIDTQAVAHDDDAPTGLYFVRHDADGHHFEYCRAGSAASRLSPDSLPRDAIRSAGLLHLSGITQAISSGARDAGFAAMAEARAAGVKISYDPNLRLKLWPLERARMVIHEAMRDIDVALPGLDDARLLTGLTEPADIVAFYRDLGTKVVALTLGADGALVACDGGIERVEAFPAKAVDATGAGDCFDGAFLARWLETGDPVSSARYAVVAAGLSVESFGAVAPIPTRPQVEAAMAAPAGIDAGVIGDTRRDRDPRSAIALVAHDACKDRMIAWARRHHDRLAGYRIVATGTTGARLAAALPDLDIRRLKSGPLGGDQQIGALIAEEALDALVFFVDPLSPMPHDVDVKALTRLATVYDLPMACSEATADLVIRYLHHAAR
- a CDS encoding 2-dehydro-3-deoxy-6-phosphogalactonate aldolase, whose product is MRDVIEALADMPLLAILRGITPEEVLPVGEALTRHGIVILEVPLNSPQPFQSIRILADRFGAGAIGGGGPIVGAGTVLRPDDVARVADAGGQIVVSPNFDPAVVAATRRAGLISVPGVFTPTEAFAALDAGAHALKIFPGDAITPKVVGALRAVLPGGTGVVVTGGVTVDNLAGFMDAGANGVGIGSALYKPGRTVDDVETQAGRFVASVRRWKEALR